A region of Bacteroidales bacterium DNA encodes the following proteins:
- a CDS encoding nickel-dependent hydrogenase large subunit → MANRKIIPVGPYHPLQEEPELFKLYCEGETVKDIKWETGYNHRGIEKLSESKTFEQVFFLVERICGICSTSHPFAFANCMEEIADVEVPNRAKYIRSIIGELERLHSHYLWVGLAGHFLGYNTVFMWAWKYREPILDMFEIISGNRNSYAMFKIGGVRRDVDQTQIEQLRKVMNQIKKKNDLLTGAVMDDPVIHARTKGVGVLTKEDVVDYAAVGPTARASGWDIDVRRDDPYAAYDMIDWQVITAQEGDVFAKAKVRLLENYESIKIIEQCLDGLEKEPEGDIEVKVKEIPEGMGTGRAEAPRGEVFHFVKTDGSNSPVRHKIRAPSYVNIATFKKSCVGQTISDATISLAAVDPCYCCTERMAFAYDHDTGKMIYDGNQLVKLSQEKTDKIRKTYKL, encoded by the coding sequence ATGGCAAACAGGAAAATCATACCCGTCGGACCTTATCACCCTTTACAGGAAGAACCTGAATTGTTCAAATTGTATTGTGAAGGTGAAACCGTTAAGGATATAAAGTGGGAAACGGGGTATAATCACAGAGGAATAGAAAAGCTCAGTGAATCAAAAACTTTTGAACAGGTTTTTTTCCTGGTGGAAAGAATCTGTGGCATTTGCTCCACCTCGCATCCCTTTGCTTTCGCAAACTGCATGGAAGAAATTGCAGACGTGGAAGTTCCGAACAGGGCAAAATATATCCGCTCCATCATTGGGGAACTTGAAAGGTTACACAGCCATTACCTGTGGGTGGGTCTCGCCGGCCATTTTCTTGGTTACAATACAGTGTTTATGTGGGCCTGGAAATACAGGGAGCCCATACTCGATATGTTCGAGATCATCAGCGGGAACCGGAACAGTTATGCCATGTTCAAAATTGGCGGCGTACGAAGAGATGTTGACCAGACCCAGATCGAGCAGCTAAGAAAGGTTATGAATCAGATCAAAAAGAAAAATGATCTGCTGACCGGAGCTGTGATGGATGATCCCGTAATCCACGCCCGTACCAAAGGAGTTGGGGTTCTGACCAAAGAAGATGTTGTGGATTATGCCGCCGTGGGTCCAACTGCCAGGGCCTCGGGATGGGATATAGACGTCCGGCGCGATGATCCTTATGCTGCCTATGATATGATCGACTGGCAAGTAATAACGGCACAGGAAGGCGATGTATTTGCCAAAGCCAAGGTAAGGTTGCTGGAAAATTACGAATCCATCAAAATCATTGAACAATGCCTTGACGGCCTTGAAAAAGAGCCAGAAGGAGATATTGAGGTGAAGGTGAAAGAGATCCCGGAAGGCATGGGAACCGGACGTGCTGAGGCGCCCCGTGGGGAAGTATTCCATTTTGTCAAAACAGATGGCTCCAACTCACCGGTTCGCCACAAAATACGTGCGCCCAGTTACGTAAACATTGCTACCTTCAAAAAATCCTGCGTCGGGCAAACGATATCAGACGCGACCATTTCATTGGCCGCAGTGGACCCATGTTACTGTTGTACAGAAAGAATGG